The Bombus vancouverensis nearcticus chromosome 12, iyBomVanc1_principal, whole genome shotgun sequence genome contains a region encoding:
- the LOC117155316 gene encoding DAZ-associated protein 2 isoform X2, producing MTDKKADHYKDDLIPVTYPVTPHPPTGFVPAPAQPATYGSTLAGAAPYGVFPNQPQLYAAQGPPPPTYDQTLTHPMMYQPMYGQGYPGYLAGYPAYGPLQYYPPLAAAAAYYPAAAMQPPVRPPTLVMPNGFDATNRFDSISQPVLPPPPTVPNAAQLAAMASHSVAISQKKNFLGGGTEGGYTFW from the exons ATGACCGACAAGAAAG CGGACCATTACAAAGACGATTTGATCCCAGTCA CATACCCGGTGACACCTCATCCACCAACAGGTTTTGTCCCTGCGCCGGCACAGCCTGCTACCTACGGTAGTACAC TTGCAGGTGCCGCACCGTATGGAGTATTTCCTAATCAACCACAACTTTATGCAGCGCAAGGACCACCGCCGCCAACGTATGATCAAACTCTTACTCATCCGATG ATGTATCAACCAATGTATGGTCAAGGATACCCAGGATACTTAGCGGGTTATCCTGCATATGGACCATTGCAATATTATCCACCATTAGCTGCAGCTGCAGCATATTACCCTGCAGCAGCAATGCAGCCTCCAGTTAGGCCCCCTACACTTGTGATGCCT AATGGATTCGATGCTACTAATCGATTTGATAGTATCTCACAACCTGTCTTGCCACCACCCCCAACAGTTCCAAATGCCGCCCAACTAGCTGCAATGGCGAGTCACAGCGTGGCTATATCGcaaaagaaaaatttcttagGAGGGGGAACAGAAGGCGGTTACACCTTTTGGTAA
- the LOC117155316 gene encoding DAZ-associated protein 2 isoform X3 — protein sequence MTDKKAYPVTPHPPTGFVPAPAQPATYGSTLAGAAPYGVFPNQPQLYAAQGPPPPTYDQTLTHPMMYQPMYGQGYPGYLAGYPAYGPLQYYPPLAAAAAYYPAAAMQPPVRPPTLVMPNGFDATNRFDSISQPVLPPPPTVPNAAQLAAMASHSVAISQKKNFLGGGTEGGYTFW from the exons ATGACCGACAAGAAAG CATACCCGGTGACACCTCATCCACCAACAGGTTTTGTCCCTGCGCCGGCACAGCCTGCTACCTACGGTAGTACAC TTGCAGGTGCCGCACCGTATGGAGTATTTCCTAATCAACCACAACTTTATGCAGCGCAAGGACCACCGCCGCCAACGTATGATCAAACTCTTACTCATCCGATG ATGTATCAACCAATGTATGGTCAAGGATACCCAGGATACTTAGCGGGTTATCCTGCATATGGACCATTGCAATATTATCCACCATTAGCTGCAGCTGCAGCATATTACCCTGCAGCAGCAATGCAGCCTCCAGTTAGGCCCCCTACACTTGTGATGCCT AATGGATTCGATGCTACTAATCGATTTGATAGTATCTCACAACCTGTCTTGCCACCACCCCCAACAGTTCCAAATGCCGCCCAACTAGCTGCAATGGCGAGTCACAGCGTGGCTATATCGcaaaagaaaaatttcttagGAGGGGGAACAGAAGGCGGTTACACCTTTTGGTAA
- the LOC117155316 gene encoding DAZ-associated protein 2 isoform X1, producing MCKSLVSDHYKDDLIPVTYPVTPHPPTGFVPAPAQPATYGSTLAGAAPYGVFPNQPQLYAAQGPPPPTYDQTLTHPMMYQPMYGQGYPGYLAGYPAYGPLQYYPPLAAAAAYYPAAAMQPPVRPPTLVMPNGFDATNRFDSISQPVLPPPPTVPNAAQLAAMASHSVAISQKKNFLGGGTEGGYTFW from the exons ATGTGTAAAAGTTTAGTCT CGGACCATTACAAAGACGATTTGATCCCAGTCA CATACCCGGTGACACCTCATCCACCAACAGGTTTTGTCCCTGCGCCGGCACAGCCTGCTACCTACGGTAGTACAC TTGCAGGTGCCGCACCGTATGGAGTATTTCCTAATCAACCACAACTTTATGCAGCGCAAGGACCACCGCCGCCAACGTATGATCAAACTCTTACTCATCCGATG ATGTATCAACCAATGTATGGTCAAGGATACCCAGGATACTTAGCGGGTTATCCTGCATATGGACCATTGCAATATTATCCACCATTAGCTGCAGCTGCAGCATATTACCCTGCAGCAGCAATGCAGCCTCCAGTTAGGCCCCCTACACTTGTGATGCCT AATGGATTCGATGCTACTAATCGATTTGATAGTATCTCACAACCTGTCTTGCCACCACCCCCAACAGTTCCAAATGCCGCCCAACTAGCTGCAATGGCGAGTCACAGCGTGGCTATATCGcaaaagaaaaatttcttagGAGGGGGAACAGAAGGCGGTTACACCTTTTGGTAA
- the LOC117155130 gene encoding putative ATP-dependent RNA helicase DDX23: MAHDKKAVRRSRSRERDRERERERERRDRRRSRSRSKDRKKDRKRSRSRERSRERDRSREKDRDRSRERREFKDKSKDDKKRKPSPIFVIEDESKKENKTEPKKEEEETDEKSKLPPKKEPLSLEELLAKKKAEEEARAKPKFLTKEERTALALQKRQEEVEAIRKQQEDIRKSFHSENVGKDKEWDERDRRRDGQRTREDEIKDKDKEKEVEAIKERYLGLVKKKRRVRRLNDRKFVFDWDTSEDTSVDYNNIYKERHQVQFFGRGNFAGIDIKAQKRDQSKFYGELLEKRRTEAEKEQEKMRLKKVKRKEEKQKWDDRHWSEKALHEMTERDWRIFREDYNITIKGGRIPDPIRSWKESGFPKEILDIIDKVGYKDLTPIQRQAIPIGLQNRDIIGVAETGSGKTLAFLIPLLLWITSLPKIERLEEADQGPYSIILAPTRELAQQIEEETNKFGQPLGIRTVVVVGGLSREEQGFRLRMGCEIVIATPGRLIDVLENRYLVLNQCTYIVLDEADRMIDMGFEPDVQKILEYMPVTNLKPDNEDAENEEKLLANYNTKKKYRQTVMFTATMPPAVERLARTYLRRPAVVYIGSVGKPTERTEQIVHIMGEADKRKKLMEILSRGVEPPVIIFVNQKKGADVLARGLEKLGYNACTLHGGKGQEQREYALASLKSGSKDILVATDVAGRGIDIKDVSMVINYDMAKTIEDYTHRIGRTGRAGKAGLAISFCTKDDSHLFYDLKQTILASPISTCPPELLNHPDAQHKPGTVVTKKRREEKIFA; encoded by the exons ATGGCCCATGATAAAAAAGCTGTAAGACGAAGTCGATCACGTGAACGCGATCGCGAACGTGAAAGAGAGCGAGAACGTCGAGATAGAAGACGTTCAAGAAGTAGATCAAAGGATCGGAAAAAAGATAGGAAACGTTCAAGATCGCGTGAAAGATCAAGGGAAAGGGATAGATCACGTGAAAAAGATAGAGATAGATCAAGAGAAAGGCGAGAATTTAAAGACAAATCAAAGGATGACAAAAAGCGTAAACCAAGTCCTATATTTGTCATAGAAGACGAAAGTAAGAAAGAGAACAAAACTGAACCaaagaaagaggaggaggaaaCTGATGAAAAATCAAAGCTTCCTCCAAAGAAAGAACCATTAAGTTTAGAAGAATTATTAGCTAAGAAAAAGGCAGAAGAAGAAGCACGTGCTAAACCAAAGTTTCTAACTAAAGAAGAACGTACTGCTTTAGCATTACAAAAACGACAAGAAGAAGTTGAAGCAATAAGAAAACAACAGGAGGATATACGTAAATCTTTTCATAGCGAAAATGTTGGGAAAGATAAGGAGTGGGATGAGAGAgacag ACGTAGAGATGGTCAGCGTACAAGAGAGGATGAAATTAAAGACAAGGATAAAGAGAAAGAAGTAGAAGCTATTAAGGAACGTTATTTAGGATTAGTGAAGAAAAAACGACGTGTTAGAAGATTAAATGacagaaaatttgtatttgACTGGGATACCTCAGAAGACACATCTGTTGACTATAACAATATATACAAGGAAAGACATCAGGTACAATTTTTTGGTAGAGGAAACTTTGCTGGAATAGATATTAAAGCACAAAAACGAGATCAAAGTAAATTTTATGGAGAATTACTAGAAAAACGAAGAACAGAAGCTGAAAAGGAACAGGAAAA AATGCGATTAAAGAAagtgaagagaaaagaagagaagcaaaAGTGGGATGACAGACATTGGTCAGAGAAAGCTCTTCATGAAATGACAGAAAGAGATTGGCGTATATTCAGAGAGgattataatattacaataaaagGAGGACGTATACCTGATCCAATTAGATCATGGAAAGAATCAGGATTTCCAAAAGAAATTCTTGATATCATTGATAAAGTGGGATATAAAGATTTAACACCTATACAGAGACAAGCTATTCCCATAGGACTTCAGAATCGCGATATTATTGGAGTTGCTGAAACTGGATCTGGAAAAACACTAGCATTTTTAATTCCATTACTACTATGGATTACTAGTTTACCAAAAATTGAAAGATTAGAAGAAGCAGATCAAGGTCCTTACAGCATAATTTTAGCACCAACTCG GGAGTTGGCTCAACAAATTGAAGAAGAGACTAATAAATTTGGACAACCATTGGGTATAAGAACAGTTGTAGTTGTAGGTGGTCTCTCAAGAGAAGAACAAGGATTCAGGTTGAGAATGGGATGCGAG ATTGTTATAGCCACACCAGGACGATTAATTGATGTATTAGAAAACCGATACTTAGTTTTAAACCAGTGTACTTATATTGTATTGGATGAAGCTGATAGAATGATAGATATGGGTTTTGAGCCAG ATGTCCAAAAAATTCTGGAATATATGCCAGTTACAAATCTAAAACCAGACAACGAGGATgctgaaaacgaagaaaaacttTTAGCTAATTACAatacaaagaaaaaatatagacaa ACTGTTATGTTTACAGCAACAATGCCACCTGCAGTAGAACGATTAGCTAGAACGTATTTAAGGCGACCTGCTGTTGTATACATCGGCAGCGTAGGAAAACCGACGGAAAGAACAGAACAAATTGTACATATAATGGGTGAAGCTGATAAGCGTAAGAAATTAATGGAAATACTTAGCAGAGGAGTTGAACCACCAGTCATCATATTCGTTAATCAAAAGAAGGGAGCTGATGTTCTTGCAAGAGGTTTAGAGAAACTGGGC tATAATGCTTGCACTCTTCATGGTGGTAAAGGACAAGAACAAAGAGAATATGCACTTGCTTCTCTGAAAAGTGGTAGTAAAGATATTTTGGTTGCCACTGATGTGGCAGGCCGTGGTATTGATATTAAAGATGTGTCTATGGTCATTAATTATGATATGGCTAAGACTATAGaag ACTACACGCATCGTATTGGTAGAACTGGACGTGCTGGAAAAGCTGGTCTTGCCATTTCATTCTGTACCAAAGACGATAGTCATCTGTTCTACGATCTGAAGCAAACTATTCTTGCAAGTCCTATATCTACTTGTCCACCTGAATTACTAAATCATCCAGATGCTCAACATAAACCTGGAACAGTGGTTACAAAAAAACGTCGAGAAGAGAAAATATTtgcctaa
- the LOC117155132 gene encoding prostatic acid phosphatase isoform X1 — protein sequence MIVFKLFLFLSVICLTLELPTLVENVETSNDEDNKDIESDTLRLVTVVMRHGDRAPQDTYPNDPYINNSMEPYGWGQLTNEGRRNQYNQGVFLRKQYNNFLGPTYSPNIFYLQSTAVDRTKMSAMLEAAALWKPTEKQSFKRDLAWQPVTLFYQPRSEDRLMLIWDTCPKYTKLRHTITNLSEVQRIQDENKQLYEELTNLTGMVISTPGDVSSLYGTLTAEKHMNLTLPEWTKDYYPDKLIPLTLYDFQLNVYNDDLKKLKGGPFLKKIVSDMLAKKNNILKPEERKMFMYVGHDSTIVTLMDLMHVWNNQMPHYNIMVMIELHEKNGGWNVQMFLKNSTEHKLYPLNVPGCTTVCPLEQLVQILKPMIPDNWDEECKVDGDYTPPPAPLP from the exons ATGATTGTTTTTAAACTCTTTCTTTTCCTGAGTGTTATCTGCTTAACTTTAG AATTGCCTACACTAGTTGAAAATGTTGAGACAAGTAATGATGAAGATAATAAAGATATTGAAAGTGATACCCTTCGACTAGTAACAgtg GTAATGAGGCATGGAGACAGAGCACCACAAGACACTTATCCAAATGATCCTTATATCAATAATTCCATGGAGCCTTATGGTTGGGGTCAATTAACAAAT GAAGGAAGAAGAAATCAATACAATCAAGGTGTTTTCTTAAGGAAAcagtacaataattttttgggTCCAACTTATAGCCCTAACATATTTTACTTGCAATCCACTGCTGTTGACCGTACAAAAATGTCTGCTATGTTAGAAGCAGCAGCTTTGTGGAAACCAACTGAGAAACAGTCTTTTAAACGTGATTTAGCTTGGCAACCTGTTACCTTATTTTACCAACCACGTTCGGAAGATAGG ttaatGTTAATATGGGATACATGTCCAAAATATACTAAATTACGACATACAATTACGAACCTGTCAGAAGTTCAACGAATTCAAGACGAAAATAAACAACTCTACGAAGAATTGACGAATTTAACAGGTATGGTGATTTCAACTCCCGGTGATGTGAGTTCACTTTACGGAACTTTAACAGCAGAG AAACATATGAATTTGACTCTTCCCGAGTGGACTAAAGATTATTATCCTGATAAACTAATACCGCTTACATTATACGATTTTCAACTTAATGTGTATAATGATGATCTTAAGAAACTTAAAGGAGGACCTTTTCTAAAAAAGATTGTTAGCGATATGTTAgcgaaaaaaaataatattttaaaacctgaagaaagaaaaatgtttatgtATGTTGGTCATGACAGTACTATTGTAACTTTAATGGATCTTATGCATGTATGGAACAATCAAATGCCACATTATAATATTATGGTAATGATTGAGTTGCATGAAAAAAACGGTGGATGGAATGTTCAG atgtttttaaaaaatagcaCTGAACATAAACTATATCCTCTGAATGTTCCTGGGTGTACAACAGTATGTCCTCTTGAACAGTTAGTACAGATTTTAAAACCAATGATTCCAGATAATTGGGATGAAGAGTGTAAAGTCGATGGAGACTATACTCCTCCACCTGCCCCGCTTCCTTGA
- the LOC117155132 gene encoding testicular acid phosphatase homolog isoform X3: METEHHKTLIQMILISIIPWSLMEGRRNQYNQGVFLRKQYNNFLGPTYSPNIFYLQSTAVDRTKMSAMLEAAALWKPTEKQSFKRDLAWQPVTLFYQPRSEDRLMLIWDTCPKYTKLRHTITNLSEVQRIQDENKQLYEELTNLTGMVISTPGDVSSLYGTLTAEKHMNLTLPEWTKDYYPDKLIPLTLYDFQLNVYNDDLKKLKGGPFLKKIVSDMLAKKNNILKPEERKMFMYVGHDSTIVTLMDLMHVWNNQMPHYNIMVMIELHEKNGGWNVQMFLKNSTEHKLYPLNVPGCTTVCPLEQLVQILKPMIPDNWDEECKVDGDYTPPPAPLP, encoded by the exons ATGGAGACAGAGCACCACAAGACACTTATCCAAATGATCCTTATATCAATAATTCCATGGAGCCTTATG GAAGGAAGAAGAAATCAATACAATCAAGGTGTTTTCTTAAGGAAAcagtacaataattttttgggTCCAACTTATAGCCCTAACATATTTTACTTGCAATCCACTGCTGTTGACCGTACAAAAATGTCTGCTATGTTAGAAGCAGCAGCTTTGTGGAAACCAACTGAGAAACAGTCTTTTAAACGTGATTTAGCTTGGCAACCTGTTACCTTATTTTACCAACCACGTTCGGAAGATAGG ttaatGTTAATATGGGATACATGTCCAAAATATACTAAATTACGACATACAATTACGAACCTGTCAGAAGTTCAACGAATTCAAGACGAAAATAAACAACTCTACGAAGAATTGACGAATTTAACAGGTATGGTGATTTCAACTCCCGGTGATGTGAGTTCACTTTACGGAACTTTAACAGCAGAG AAACATATGAATTTGACTCTTCCCGAGTGGACTAAAGATTATTATCCTGATAAACTAATACCGCTTACATTATACGATTTTCAACTTAATGTGTATAATGATGATCTTAAGAAACTTAAAGGAGGACCTTTTCTAAAAAAGATTGTTAGCGATATGTTAgcgaaaaaaaataatattttaaaacctgaagaaagaaaaatgtttatgtATGTTGGTCATGACAGTACTATTGTAACTTTAATGGATCTTATGCATGTATGGAACAATCAAATGCCACATTATAATATTATGGTAATGATTGAGTTGCATGAAAAAAACGGTGGATGGAATGTTCAG atgtttttaaaaaatagcaCTGAACATAAACTATATCCTCTGAATGTTCCTGGGTGTACAACAGTATGTCCTCTTGAACAGTTAGTACAGATTTTAAAACCAATGATTCCAGATAATTGGGATGAAGAGTGTAAAGTCGATGGAGACTATACTCCTCCACCTGCCCCGCTTCCTTGA
- the LOC117155132 gene encoding testicular acid phosphatase homolog isoform X2: MRHGDRAPQDTYPNDPYINNSMEPYGWGQLTNEGRRNQYNQGVFLRKQYNNFLGPTYSPNIFYLQSTAVDRTKMSAMLEAAALWKPTEKQSFKRDLAWQPVTLFYQPRSEDRLMLIWDTCPKYTKLRHTITNLSEVQRIQDENKQLYEELTNLTGMVISTPGDVSSLYGTLTAEKHMNLTLPEWTKDYYPDKLIPLTLYDFQLNVYNDDLKKLKGGPFLKKIVSDMLAKKNNILKPEERKMFMYVGHDSTIVTLMDLMHVWNNQMPHYNIMVMIELHEKNGGWNVQMFLKNSTEHKLYPLNVPGCTTVCPLEQLVQILKPMIPDNWDEECKVDGDYTPPPAPLP; this comes from the exons ATGAGGCATGGAGACAGAGCACCACAAGACACTTATCCAAATGATCCTTATATCAATAATTCCATGGAGCCTTATGGTTGGGGTCAATTAACAAAT GAAGGAAGAAGAAATCAATACAATCAAGGTGTTTTCTTAAGGAAAcagtacaataattttttgggTCCAACTTATAGCCCTAACATATTTTACTTGCAATCCACTGCTGTTGACCGTACAAAAATGTCTGCTATGTTAGAAGCAGCAGCTTTGTGGAAACCAACTGAGAAACAGTCTTTTAAACGTGATTTAGCTTGGCAACCTGTTACCTTATTTTACCAACCACGTTCGGAAGATAGG ttaatGTTAATATGGGATACATGTCCAAAATATACTAAATTACGACATACAATTACGAACCTGTCAGAAGTTCAACGAATTCAAGACGAAAATAAACAACTCTACGAAGAATTGACGAATTTAACAGGTATGGTGATTTCAACTCCCGGTGATGTGAGTTCACTTTACGGAACTTTAACAGCAGAG AAACATATGAATTTGACTCTTCCCGAGTGGACTAAAGATTATTATCCTGATAAACTAATACCGCTTACATTATACGATTTTCAACTTAATGTGTATAATGATGATCTTAAGAAACTTAAAGGAGGACCTTTTCTAAAAAAGATTGTTAGCGATATGTTAgcgaaaaaaaataatattttaaaacctgaagaaagaaaaatgtttatgtATGTTGGTCATGACAGTACTATTGTAACTTTAATGGATCTTATGCATGTATGGAACAATCAAATGCCACATTATAATATTATGGTAATGATTGAGTTGCATGAAAAAAACGGTGGATGGAATGTTCAG atgtttttaaaaaatagcaCTGAACATAAACTATATCCTCTGAATGTTCCTGGGTGTACAACAGTATGTCCTCTTGAACAGTTAGTACAGATTTTAAAACCAATGATTCCAGATAATTGGGATGAAGAGTGTAAAGTCGATGGAGACTATACTCCTCCACCTGCCCCGCTTCCTTGA
- the fest gene encoding wurstfest: protein VETFKIKVTYASVFVKLRIIRNVEDVISLKGPGPVDTKTASAVDRINEGSQTAVSKPRKSRRKKPKNATANSKAKAMSTPCGEFRKEIQKCNVQAGAQVMNQQPCSIPTIQNQTTSAAPMRPRSVYTAHSYHAQTDETNFQRYSEFPKYFEAPPSEQWGGLAGTTAFSNSTALWRQPRNSKTIAPYYEETCLYAENWREHDTDAAIVATPHGTISLRLHNRIRVDMTIDRAVRVINFKNNIVLSLSGSGAAAALLHPNGRIYQYGSRVEILAHDAHGNNKYAKMWYKGVSFTSEQCALVYLVDTAGTRTTTDSFSDMGQDFSLSVFYSRSRHGAACLQEAAAALSAAQYWLTNEGVENWIINNVRVSQTPDGLVRIARNSNKYQLRTSPSNGTASLTTPFLHCTASLGQTSHLFVRRGERRMHYDGTSFIVRNAGHSAGFDDNNQLKVY from the exons GTAGAAACCTTTAAAATCAAAGTTACGTATGCAAGCGTCTTCGTGAAGTTAAGAATCATCAGAAACGTCGAAGACGTGATTTCACTGAAAGGACCTGGACCTGTAGATACAAAAACAGCTTCAGCCGTGGATCGCATAAACGAGGGTAGTCAAACGGCGGTGTCGAAACCCCGGAAATCCCGTCGCAAGAAGCCAAAAAACGCTACAGCCAATTCCAAG GCAAAAGCTATGTCAACTCCTTGCGGCGAATTTCGAAAGGAGATCCAAAAGTGTAATGTCCAAGCTGGAGCACAAGTGATGAATCAACAACCATGTTCCATACCAACAATTCAAAATCAAACTACCTCGGCGGCACCGATGCGACCTAGATCTGTCTATACAGCGCATAGTTATCATGCACAGACAGATGAAACTAATTTCCAG cGATACAGTGAATTTCCCAAGTACTTTGAAGCACCACCGTCGGAGCAATGGGGTGGATTAGCCGGTACAACGGCATTTTCTAATTCAACAGCACTTTGGCGACAACCACGAAATTCTAAAACCATTGCACCATATTATGAAGAGACGTGTCTTTACGCAGAAAACTGGAGAGAACATGATACCGATGCTGCTATTGTAGCTACACCGCATGGTACAATTTCATTGAGACTTCACAACAGAATTCGGGTTGATATGACGATCGATCGTGCAGTTAGAGTAATTAATTTTAAG AATAATATTGTACTATCGTTGAGCGGTTCTGGAGCGGCTGCGGCATTACTCCATCCAAATGGAAGAATATATCAATATGGATCAAGAGTTGAAATCCTGGCCCATGACGCCCATGGCAATAACAA ATATGCGAAGATGTGGTATAAAGGGGTGAGCTTTACTTCAGAGCAGTGTGCTCTAGTTTATTTAGTTGATACGGCAGGGACAAGAACAACTACGGATTCATTTTCAGATATGGGTCAG GACTTTTCTCTTAGTGTTTTTTACTCTCGTTCTCGACATGGTGCAGCATGCTTACAAGAAGCTGCAGCAGCTTTAAGTGCTGCTCAATACTGGTTAACTAATGAGGGTGTAGAAAATTGGATCATTAATAACGTTAGAGTTTCACAAACACCTGATGGTCTTGTCAG gaTTGCACGAAATAGTAACAAATACCAATTACGAACATCGCCTAGTAATGGAACAGCTTCATTAACAACACCATTTTTACATTGTACGGCATCTCTTGGTCAAACTTCCCATCTTTTTGTGCGTCGTGGTGAGCGACGTATGCATTATGATGGAACTAGTTTTATTGTACGAAACGCAGGTCACAGTGCTGGATTCGATGATAACAATCAATTGAAAGTTTATTGA
- the Pbp45 gene encoding proximal sequence element A Pbp45, which translates to MASNKSLFMNGFKEDCEQLITRFERADNIRFETFCDIWKAMKFSLVFAGRPSFLELLEFCEEALHICKQFILLPPRFKERIGGLYLLYGIYFKMPIDQFRIKIKLDDWKSILELHAEIKEAEHLDANYILCKLIESNAFHFCLFDSEYGMEKPYIVKNSQCFNPYSILPTLKDLSDKNQILSKINELSKAYEQKKEASKLINLSDASLKLFNSNIAQEIINDIQEFEEQRRDQQKNTIDFEKPSCSTLKGQSSNEHTKFQSRGPVKRKMRPLIDGIEPESESEEGEALESDDSYSELPIDS; encoded by the exons ATGGCATCAAACAAATCATTGTTTATGAACGGCTTCAAAGAAGATTGCGAACAATTAATTACTCGTTTTGAACGTGCAGATAACATTAGATTTGAAACTTTTTGCGATATCTGGAAAGCAATGAAGTTTTCACTGGTCTTTGC AGGCCGTCCATCCTTTTTGGAGCTATTAGAATTTTGCGAAGAAGCATTACATATATGTAAACAATTTATTCTTCTACCTCCTCGTTTTAAAGAACGTATTGGAggattatatcttttatatggAATATACTTCAAAATGCCAATAGATCAatttagaattaaaattaaactaGATGATTGGAAAAGTATTCTGGAACTTCATGCAGAAATAAAAGAAGCAGAACATTTAGATGCTAATTATATATTGTGTAAACTAATTGAAAGTAATGCATTTCATTTCTGTCTTTTTGATTCAGAG TATGGTATGGAAAAACCATATATTGTAAAGAATTCACAGTGTTTTAATCCATATTCTATATTGCCAACACTAAAAGATTTAAGTGACAAGAATCAAATATTGTCAAAAATTAATGAACTTAGTAAAGCTTATGAACAGAAGAAAGAAGcatcaaaattaataaatctatcaGATGctagtttaaaattatttaattcaaaTATAGCACAGGAAATCATTAATGATATTCAAGAGTTTGAAGAACAGAGAAGGGATCAACAGAAAAATACAATTGATTTTGAAAAACCATCTTGTTCTACTTTAAAAGGACAATCTTCAAATGAACATACAAAATTTCAATC AAGAGGGCCTGTCAAACGCAAAATGCGACCATTAATTGATGGTATTGAACCTGAAAGTGAATCTGAAGAAGGTGAAGCATTAGAAAGTGATGATTCATATTCGGAGTTACCAATAGATTCATAA